Below is a genomic region from Rhododendron vialii isolate Sample 1 chromosome 5a, ASM3025357v1.
TTACAAGCTTAAGGATTGAAAAGGATTATATTCTGTGCAAAATTCAATTCTGAACCAACTGGATTGCTTAGAGGGAGGTCCAGCCTACCatttcttggaaaaaaaattgtctggTAATGGCTTAGTGGAGTCCCTAGATTGGTATTCATTGAATGGCTCATTTTCTGGGGCAGATAATTATCTACTAAGGGCAGGCTGGGAACTTGGGGCTTGTAAGTAGATATATTGTATGCTGTCTTTGTAATGGCTTAGTGGAGTCCCATGAACATTGTTAGAGTCCATGATAACTATCCATGAAAGTGTCCATGAAAAGGTAAcagacggttcagattttcgCCCGTTACCTTTATCAAACCTCTTCATATTTTGCTCGGTCGTTTTTAATTTACTCGGTCATTTTCTTGTCAAGTTGAGCCATAAGAGTTGCAATCTCATTGATGTTGGACATGACTCCAATGATCATCATGACGAGAACCACCAAGTCCACAATGTCATGCTAACAACTAACCTTTTTCAAacacttgtgtttttttttatcagccttTTCACACTATGAGAGCTGACCAAGGACAAAGAGGGGAAAGTGACCCAGACTTGGGGGCCTGTTGTGCCTTTAAAAATCTGATCTGATCTGATCCCCAGATCTTGTGCAGCTTGATGATGAAAAAACCGTTCTTCAAAAATACGAAACAAGTCGATCAATCAGACATTATGACTCATGCTGCCAAATGAAACTTATTTGGAAGTGGATTCGTTTTCTTTCATCGTATTTTGGCTTGCGATCTCAAAATCTATATACTTTCGCACATAAAATTAGTCCATCGTCGAACTATGTAAAATCAATTGCACTCGCGGTTTGAATATTTGGACTCGGGATGAAACTCGTTTTGAAGTCCCCGTCCTGAGGGCCCCAACTTCTAGATAGGCACATATGTATAAGGTACATTTTTGTTATGATACATTAGGGTCTATCccagttttgattttgttttcctttgtgTTGTTCAAAAAGTAGCTACAAGTATAATATTGGTCAAATGCCAATCACTGTGATTAGAGAGGAGTTTCGTGGTTGTTTCCAATGTCGGATTTTCAATGTTGTACAAAGAGGGATGTTCGTGAAGGAGAACTCGTATCTGTTGACTCAGGTCTGAAGGATTGTTTGGTACTCATTGCCattaactttttacttttgataTCCTAAGGTGTTTGGACTAATTTATATGCACATTGACTATTTCTCGAGGAATCAATCTTACAACCTGCTAGCGGATGGTCCGTTTACGGCCGGAGAAAGTCCCATATAAATTAGCTCCAAGAGTTCGAAGAACCTAAAAGATTACAAACCCAAACCCCAATCTTCTGGTTTTCCTTTTCCGAGAGTTACATAAACATCACTAGCAAGTTAGCAACCTTAGGAGTTCGACATTAGTTTTGCCTCTTTTTGGGTCTGGCTGTTTTGCTGTATCTCTATTTTCGAGTGGTTATTTGTAGCTGTTGTATGACTTGATCGGTATATGAGTGATTTTTCGTGGATACCGTATGACTTGTTTGAATGAATTGAATGGGTATGCGCGCTTTTTccgtttgaaaagaaaaaaaaaagttagcaaCCTTAACGTTGAGATCTTGAGAAGGTGATATCTGTATAAGGGCTCatttagaaaataaattacTCCTTAATTGAGACTTTTAAAAGGCTTTCAGTTCTTAAACCCTGAAACCTAACATGACTAAATAATTGGACTTGGTCatcttttgtcaaattttttttcttggtgaTGCAGGATATCCCAACTAGCTTGCTCGCACCTGATTTAATTCCTACAATCCTCCCCACCATGCTTACGCGTGCGGATGAGCTGGCAAGAAAAGTTGGTGATAAGAAGAATCGAACTCGAAATCTTAGGTGAGAGCTTTTGTCAAATGTTAGGTATCGATATGAATATTTATATAGTGGTGGAATATTATTATGTTGTTTTCAATTTCATtagaaataaaattacaaaattaatataTGTAGGCTCAATCAATCAATAGAGAGTCTTCAGCCCTATGTAGAGTTACATAAAAGTCGTTCAAAATTCCAAgtcttttggttgatttttaTGCATGACAACAAAGTCATCAATGGAATTTCCACCCCCAGTGCAAATCACACCTAAAGGACAAGACACCAGTGGCGGAGAGAGTAACGGACGAGCGGGGCAAGCGCCCccactgtctttttttttttttttttgaattcaaaatttaaaaatgtatatttGGCATTTTGTCTTGGTAATTGTATTtcataaatttacttttaatcaCTCTAATACATTTCGAATATCATTCATTCTCAATTTTATTTGACATATTAGAACAATGTCATTACACTTGCGAAATGAGATGTCTAATACAAATAATAGCGGCCACTTACTCTTTGGAACTCTCTAATGCATAATATCCACAATttaaaagtgcctaaatcatGGGCTGTGGATTTTATACTTTAGAAATTATTAACAATGGAAGCAAGATTGCTAAATATTGTGTAGTAAATTGCTCTTAGACTTAATCCGTTAAgacaattcaaatttgtttgttttatattCTATGTATGTTACTTTCTTAATAAATAGGTTTCAATCCTCAGCACGAACGTTAATTATTTATTATTCTAACATTGTttggtatgaatttttttggttgaaatgtgTTCAAAAAGTGTCCCCATTTATATAGATTCCTAGCTACGCCACTGCAAGACACATATATTTCCATTCCAACCACAGGATTCTTATACATTAACATCATACTCAATTTTGAAGGGAGCGTTCTTCATCATTTTTGctaacaaaacataaaatataataaGAATAATGAAATAATTGGGAGGTGTGAAGATCCCGGCCCCGCTTGCCCCTGGTCCACCCTTGCAACCAAATTGAGTCTACACAGTTTTGGCTAAATATACACAGGATTGTGTTGACACCCTCAATGGAATTCCACTCAAATGATTACctattcaatttatttaaaattattttttaaaagctcttgtgaaaaatcatttcaatAGCATGACGGCAAGAGCTTGAGCAATCCAATTTTTGGTCCCTAcgaattcaaaaatcaaaaatcgtaTGAACTAACCAACATTCAATTtaactgatttttttatttatcttaaatataattattttaaaaaaattaaacatttcGAATTATTTGTACGAGATCTCGAATTGAGTCTCACATTTACCGATCCAAAgaactctctgtctctctccactTTTGACACTTCCAGTCGCGCCGCGCCAAACCCACCACTCATTTTAGTCGGCCAACAATCACCCAACCACAGAATTCAAGTCTATATGGGCGTTAACCACAACCCCATAGCTTCTTCCTTCCTCAATCTTATGGGTTTTCCCAGTCCCCTAAACTTCTGCCAATGAGAATCCCACTCCTTTCTTGGCTTTTCTTGATTCCCATCTTCACAATCTCGGTCTCAAGCCAATGCCTCAACGAACAGAAATCACATTTAATCAAACTGAAAAACACCCTCACTTTCAATCTAGAAAATTCCACCAAACTCACAAACTGGACCCAAACCCTCGATTGCTGTCAATGGAAAGGGGTAATCTGCGACCGAAACGGCCACGTTACGGGTCTCGATTTGAGCAGCGAATCGATCTCAAACGGGATCAACCATTCCAGTGCACTTTTCAGTCTCAGCCATCTTGAAACACTGAACTTGGCTTACAACAGTTTGAATTCCAGTCCAATCCCATCAAGTATTGGAGACCTCACTAATCTGAGGCACTTGAATTTATCGAATTCTGGATTTTCTGGGCAAATCCCAACTGGGTTATCGCTGTTGACAGGGTTAGTTATCCTTGATCTTTCCTCTCAGAATTATCTTGGAAATCCttcattgaaaattgaaaacccGAATTTGTCAACACTTTTTGGTAACCATGATGGGGTTAAAGAGCTTTATCTTGATGGGGTGAATATATCAGCAAACGGGTATGAGTGGGGTCAGGCCATTTCTACTTCAATGCCTAATTTGAGAGTTTTGAGCTTGTCAAATTGCTATCTATCAGGCCCTATTGATCCTTCACTACAAAATCTTGAGAATCTTTATAAAGTCAATCTGGGTAACAACAATCTTGCGTCTCCTGTCCCGAATTTCTTTGCAAATTTCCCGAATTTGACGGTTTTGATTCTTAGTTCTTCTAACTTGAACGGGACGTTTCCGGAGAACATTTTAGGGCAGGTACGGACACTGGAGACTCTGAATTTGGCAAGCAATGCACTACTCAATGGTTCTTTACCTGATTTTCCGGAAAATGGGTCCCTACGGAATCTGGTGCTTAGCTTCACCAGTTTTTCCGGGAATTTACCGGACTCCCTTGGGAGTTTGATGGAACTAAGAAGGATAGAGATTCCAGGGTGTTATTTCAGAGGACCAATTCCAAATTCATTGGCAAATCTTAGTCAGCTCGTTTACTTGGATTTTTCATCGAACAATTTTAGCGGTCCAATACCTTCATTTCAGGGATCCAAGAATCTCACTTACTTAGACCTCTCTCATAATGCACTAACAGGTGTGGTTCCTCCCACTCACTTTGCAGGGCTTTTGGATCTTGTATATATAGATTTAGCATATAATTCTTTCAATGGGAGTATTCCCTCTTCTCTGTTTTCTCTTCCATCTCTGCAGAAACTTGTGCTTTCCAACAACAAATTTGGTCGTCAAATTTCTAGGTTTCCTCCCAATGGCTCCTTGAATAAGCTGGATACACTAGATTTGAGTAGTAACATATTAGAAGGTCCTATCCCATCGTACTTCTTTGATTTTCTAAGCCTTAAAGTCCTCTCACTTTCTTTCAATAATTTTAGTGGCACCATAGACCTAAAAACTATCCAAAGACTCCAAAATCTTACTAGACTTGAGCTTTCTTACAACAACTTGTCAGTCGATATTTCTAGCTCATCTTCCTTTCCCCAGCTGAACGTATTGAATTTGGCTTCATGCAATCTGCAAAAGTTTCCTGAGCTAATGAACCAATCGAGAATCACCCATTTAGACCTTTCAAACAACCAAATTCCCGGGATaatacccaattggatttggaATGTGAGAAATCGAAGTCTTGCGTATAATAGTCCTTGGCATCTGAATCTTTCCTGTAATCTCCTAGTGGGTTTACAAAGTGGATATACCATGCCTAGTCTTGGTGTTCTTGACCTTCATTCCAATAAGCTCAGTGGTGATATCCCATTACCACCAGAAACAGCTATCTATGTGGACTACTCTAGCAATAATTTCAACACTTCTATCCCTGGTGAAATTGGCAGAGGCATATCCTTTGCTAATTTCTTCTCTCTTGCCAATAATTCGCTCACTGGACCTATCCCTCGATCCATATGCAATGGGAGCTACTTTCAGGTTCTTGATTTGTCCAACAATATGTTAAGTGGCACTATACCACGATGTctgattgaaaattgcacaGAGACTCTTGGGGTGCTGAATTTGGGGAACAACAGTCTTTCTGGCAATCTATCCGGAACATTCCCACAAGGATGCGTTTTAAAGACACTGGATTTGAATAGGAACCATTTGGAAGGGCATGTTCCAGAATCTCTGTCGAATTGCCCGATGCTAGAGGTTTTGAATCTTGGCAGCAACAACATGAATGGTAATTTCACttgctttttgaaaaactcGTCCAATTTGCGTGTCTTGGTTCTGCGGTCCAACGGTTTCCAAGGGGGCATAAGATGTGCAGAGCTGAGTAATAGTACGTGGCCAAAGCTTCAAATCATCGATATAGCTTCGAACAACTTCAGCGGTGATCTGCCTCCGAAATGCTTCCTACATTGGGACGGAATAATGATTGATAGGAGTTACAGTCACCTGCGTTATGAGTTCCTGAAGCTTAATAACTTCTACTATCAGGATAAAGTAACTGTAACCCTAAAGGGGCTAGAGATTGAGCTGGTGAAGATCTTAACTCTGTTTACTGCCGTTGATTTCTCAAACAATAGTTTCGAAGGAGAGATACCGAACACAATTGGGGATCTGAGAGCCCTCTACGTACTCAACCTCTCACAAAATGCCCTCTCAGGTAAAATTCCGTCAGAACTTGGAAACTTGACACAGCTTGAATCATTAGACCTTTCAGTTAACAAGTTAAATGGGAGCATTCCGTTGACACTTGCACGCCTTACATTCCTTTCAGTCCTGAATTTGTCATATAATCATCTGGTCGGAAGGATACCAACAAGCACTCAACTCCAATCATTTTCAAATACTTCCTTCGAAGGAAATGTTGGATTATGTGGGCTTCCTTTGAGCAATACTTGCTATGATACCCCACCGGTACCATCACCAATGCCAATGCCGAGGGTTCAAGA
It encodes:
- the LOC131326062 gene encoding receptor-like protein 7, translated to MRIPLLSWLFLIPIFTISVSSQCLNEQKSHLIKLKNTLTFNLENSTKLTNWTQTLDCCQWKGVICDRNGHVTGLDLSSESISNGINHSSALFSLSHLETLNLAYNSLNSSPIPSSIGDLTNLRHLNLSNSGFSGQIPTGLSLLTGLVILDLSSQNYLGNPSLKIENPNLSTLFGNHDGVKELYLDGVNISANGYEWGQAISTSMPNLRVLSLSNCYLSGPIDPSLQNLENLYKVNLGNNNLASPVPNFFANFPNLTVLILSSSNLNGTFPENILGQVRTLETLNLASNALLNGSLPDFPENGSLRNLVLSFTSFSGNLPDSLGSLMELRRIEIPGCYFRGPIPNSLANLSQLVYLDFSSNNFSGPIPSFQGSKNLTYLDLSHNALTGVVPPTHFAGLLDLVYIDLAYNSFNGSIPSSLFSLPSLQKLVLSNNKFGRQISRFPPNGSLNKLDTLDLSSNILEGPIPSYFFDFLSLKVLSLSFNNFSGTIDLKTIQRLQNLTRLELSYNNLSVDISSSSSFPQLNVLNLASCNLQKFPELMNQSRITHLDLSNNQIPGIIPNWIWNVRNRSLAYNSPWHLNLSCNLLVGLQSGYTMPSLGVLDLHSNKLSGDIPLPPETAIYVDYSSNNFNTSIPGEIGRGISFANFFSLANNSLTGPIPRSICNGSYFQVLDLSNNMLSGTIPRCLIENCTETLGVLNLGNNSLSGNLSGTFPQGCVLKTLDLNRNHLEGHVPESLSNCPMLEVLNLGSNNMNGNFTCFLKNSSNLRVLVLRSNGFQGGIRCAELSNSTWPKLQIIDIASNNFSGDLPPKCFLHWDGIMIDRSYSHLRYEFLKLNNFYYQDKVTVTLKGLEIELVKILTLFTAVDFSNNSFEGEIPNTIGDLRALYVLNLSQNALSVLNLSYNHLVGRIPTSTQLQSFSNTSFEGNVGLCGLPLSNTCYDTPPVPSPMPMPRVQDSGSVPKIKFNWQFIYTGLGFGMGAGFVVGPLVFWKQGSRWCDEEIEKFVSMIGPTLCVIFGWCGGVKVETESTIEEHETGDCNEDEDGEEMEEQALPGRYCVFCSKLDIHRKKAVHDPNCCCHGSPPISSHLTSSSSSSSS